In Rosa rugosa chromosome 4, drRosRugo1.1, whole genome shotgun sequence, the genomic stretch CTCACTGAAAATGATTCTCATCTTTCATTCTCATTTTTATCACTTCCAGTTGTCTAAGAAAGAACCAATCACTCATAATCACTGGTTTTATAATGAGTAGAAAGTTGGAATAAAATACAgagatcaaaatataaaatgatGGACATAAACCTGGTCGTGAACACCACATATTGACCACATGCAACCAACATATCCATTGGGATCCCTTCCATCTATTTCATACTGCAAGAAGTTTTATCAGCCAAAGAGGTCTAGGTGAAAATTTGGCAACAGCCTCCATATAAGCGTAATAAAATTGTACTTGCATACCTTGTTATTTAAATATATGGATATTTCAAGGGCTTCTTCGGGTCCTCTTGTCCACTCAAGGATCTTTTTTGCCCAATACATCCTGCAGATGAAACAATAACTTAAACTTGCTCTCCTGACATTAAATACTAAACAGAACCAACAGCATGACATTGGTATGTGAAACAAGCAACATACATACTGATTAGATCTTAATGAAACTCTAGTCATCAATGCAAGCACTATGTGATGCCATGCTCAGCAAATAGAAGAACTGCTTAACTGGGACAAGCAAACTGGGACCATAATACTCAAAGGATATTCTATGAGATTTTAAATATTAGAAACAAGAAAACTCTGATCAGAGTAGTAAACCATTTAACCTGACAGAGAATAGTTCCTTACCGCATAAAACCATGCATCTTCCCGTAATGAACCATCTCACATTGGGAGGCATTCCAGAGCTGAAAAGcaggagaagaagaaacagaaggtgATAAGAAAATGATACAGCAGACAACCTGATATACAACAGAGGAGACACGCAAATACATAAGCTTTATGAAGTAGAAGCACAGTTAACTTACAGGATCAGCAGTTTGTGCCTTCTCCAATTGCTCCCTCCTGCAATTTAGAAATTTTACACACTTCATAACCATTATCGCTTCAGAAACAACAATCAACATATAGCAACAAAGGACAACTAATATACTGACGTGTAAATATGTTCTCGCTTATCCGAAGCATGGTCCATTAAGGTCTTACGTGCCCATTCCCATGCCCCTTGCAATGAATCATATTGAGGCTGGTAAAAGCAGTAGTTGTCAGCAAGTTCTCTGCGCACAATCAACTCCTCTAAAAATGCATCCACTGCCTTATAATAGCAAGTAAAAGTAGGAAAATAAGCAACATATCATATACAATAAACCACTTCACATGAAGCAAGAGTAGAATTATAGAAAGACGGCACCAAATTGCAGATAATTCTGGACACAGCAAAGTCAGAACAGATAAGGAAAATgtaaaagcaaaaacaaatGTTCAATATGAATTTAAAATCACAAACCAGGGGACTGAGTTTTCGGACACTGCGTGCCTCCAAGGCACACCTCTGAGCAGATATTTGCCCAAAATGCAAATATGGAGAAAGACCAGACACCCCTCTTGGTTTCAAAGGGTTATTCCGGTCCGATGAATAACCCTTCAGCCTTTTTGTCAAGAATCCATTTTTGCTACCCTTCAAAACTTCCATTGCTGCCTTTTCGCCTGGTTCGCACCAGTCCACTTCAGGAACTTCTGCTCCTTTCCTAGTCACACAAGAAAACCATCAACAACAGAAACCCCAAAATTCCCCAAGCATGTCAACAAAATTTAAACGACACCTAACCTTAAAACTTCATCAATAAGACCATCCCAATCAATCGCCGGACTTGTACCCACCCATTTTGCAATCGGTGGCTGCAATGTAGGAAACTCAATAAGGTACTCAGGCAGCCTTTTATTTATCTTACTCCTTATAGTCCTAGCACTATACTCCAACTTCTCCGATGCCGCCCAAACGGGCACCACATTGTGGGCATCAACTTCATGTATGGTCACAAAATCACCAACCCTATTGCATATTTCCTCTTTACATTTCTGAACCTCCCTTAAAGGTGAAAAATCTGTTACTAATAGTGAAGCCCCACATTCCCTCACAAAATTGGGTATAGTCTCCTCCGCTTCTCCCTGTATGTAAAACCCACCATTAAACCTCTATACACACAAAAAAGCCCCAATTTTTCCAataaacacaaacaaacaatttccaaaatttcTAAAGCATAAATGTCAATTGAACCAAATGGGTATCTAAAAATTCAATCTTTTAAATTACCCGGACGAGAAAAAATGGAATCTGATGCGATTCTTCAAGATCAGGATGCAATTGTCGCAAGCCCCTCAGCATAAACCCTAAATGGCGGGCTTTGGCGCCAAGAAATTGATCGAACAAATTGAAGGCCACGGCGACCGGGACATGGGCCTTGTTGGCCTCTTCAACGGCGTGGATCAACGCCCAGTTGTCTTTGACCCGTTGGTCTCTGAACATCCAGTAAACCACGGGACCCGGATTCGGGTCGACCGGTTTCGCCCCTTGCTTTAGGACCCGAAACCGACCCGGTTGGACGGAGGCGGTGTTTGCGGCCATGGAGGAGTAGAAGGGAACCGGAATGTGCTTGCTAATTTGCGCCGGCGGTGTACGGAGAATGTGGGCCAGGGTGCGTGTAGgttaaaagagagagagaaaatcagAGAAGGTGAAAATggggaaggaggagaggagAAAAAAGGAGGGAAACGAAACGGTTAAAGGTGTGGTTTTGAATATAGATACGTGGATTGATTAGAGCGAAGAGTTTGGTCGTTAGTGTAGTTCCTTGGTGGATCAGGCCCAAAATAAGTTCTCGACCCAAAGTGAAGGGAGTGTTGTAATATTTGAAGAGGGCCCAAGATAAGTTGTTTCCCGGATCAAAGGGCTTGTTGGTAGAATGTGAACTTGCTTAGCTTCATAGCTTGCAGGAGGCAGTGTCTAGCTGATTGGGTTCAGTTTGCACCTTCCATCTTTTCTCATATTCTATTGTATGATGTCGCCATGCCAGACGTGATCCGACTTAGTTTGTTTTCCTTCTCGACTCCCCTTTTTCTTCTATGTTTTGGGCAGGGGGTTttagctctgttttttttttttttctttggtgtttgtttcaatgaattattttttgttcaaaaaaaaatgtgaagaaaaaaataaaaaagttaaaaactatAACAATAACTTTTAAAAAATCCAATATTATGGTTGTTATCCAAAAATTTGGAATAAAGTACACGAAGTTTGGTCAACATAGCATGTTCTTGTTTTCTTATTAAAAAATTTCAACTCTCAAATAATGATTTTTGAATACTTTTCGAAATGACAGAACTCAAAAATCATAACACAATTTTGTCTACGAATTTTCAAAGTCAAAAGCCATAAAattcataaaataaaaattcagcCAAGGTTTGGTGTTCCATCAATGGAACAAACTCTTAAAATTATGCTGTACAAATGGTGAGCTTATGGTATAGAAGAAAGTTTTCTGAAAAATGTGAGGAAACAAATATATATGGTCTATTATCCTTCAATAGTAGCTTGTTGAGCATCTTAATTCCAAAATACAATTGGccaaaaaaaacagaagaaaaaaatacaaattttCTTGTAATGTCAACCCCAGCAACTCATTACCAAAATAGAGATATCATCTGGTGTTTACCAGAAGTGTCTTTCCTTCACTTTATTTTCCTATTATTGCTCAGAAAGCATTATAATATGTCCAGGACTAACTGTACTTTTGGTTCCCCAAATACATGGCTTTAAAAACCCTACACTCTAATTAGATTCCAATTCTTGGTGCCTCAATTAGCGCATGCTTGCTTACTATTTCGATGACAATAGTATGTGTTAATCATTAGAGTTTATATAGGATATATATGTATTCAACCAATTTTGAGCTAATAATATCTAAAAGCTAATGCCATTCTTAAACAATTAATTGGCAGAGTACGTCCCACTAAATTTCTTTTGTGCCAAGCAATCCAATGAGTTGGGAATACATACACCTACCAAATCTCCTTTCCAAGATCTTATACAATTAGTAATGGAGTAGTGAGCCAACTAAAGCTGATACTTAGTTTTTCTTATACAAAATGAAGCACATGCACTTATATATACACACTTAATTAATTGTGATGTTATAATAGGAAGAGAATACATAATCAAATGAAAGCACAATTGACTACTGAAAAAGCTGAAaagggaaaataaaataaagggtgTTTCAATCTAATTATGGTATATGCCCGACAACGACAATATCACCAAAAGCAAGCTAATTTTTTCAGCCTAATACATTAATCAAATATCCATAACATAATTAGCATCAAATATCCATAATATAATTAGGCACCACGTTTATCTAGTTGTTAGTGTTTCTTGAATGCTAAGGGACTGTAACTGTGATCCAAATCCATTGAACCAGATCTGTCTAGCTCTCTccttgttaatttgtttgataACCTCAGAAGCTTAGAAGGGGTGCAGAAACCTGCATATATTACGGGTCACGAGCAGAAGATTAAGAAACTAATTAAGTGCAATTATTTGATAGAGGTGATCGAGTGATACATTATGTCCGCTAGTTAGGATAATGATCGATTTTGTTGAGTACAATGATTCTGCTAGGTCTTTGTTTGTGAAAGCCAAGTTTTAACTAACTAAAACACAAGAAAAGTTTGAGCACTAAACTGATAAGAAGGTCTATTCAGCCAGGGTCATACTTTGATTACCTTCATTAAGGTGCTAATAATTAGAAATGGTATATATATGTTTAGTTTTCAGAGCTTTCTCCAGGTCCTACATATAGATCCCAGGATTCACAATCATTTTATTCCGATTGAAACCAAATACCAAACTAAGCCGGACCATTTATCACCAGAAAGTCAGAGACAGTGCTATTAGTTAACTAGCTATGGTCTCGATGAGTCTGTTTGGAGCTGTAATACGTTCTGGCATGGGTTTGTTCCAGTTGATCATCCTAAAACTAGTTCTCTTAGCCTCTGTAAAACTAGTTGTGAGACTCTAGTGAGATAAATGCAcgttataaatttataattacCATGTACGTTAGGGATTTGCTCAACACTCTACGTACCTCTCTCCTCCGGTTAattcggtttttttttctttctctccagccgaagaaaaattaaataaagaaaaccTAGCTAGGGTATATAAGATCGTCTTGATTTGCTATATATACAATTAGCTGCATGTGAAATAACAGTAAAAGAAGATTAAGTATGTTCTTGAAAATTAAGCCAACATCTCGAGAAGCTGACCAGCAGCTTGTGGTAAAAATTAGTGGTCTGTCCAACCATTCCTGCATAAAGATACAGCAAATATATAGACCACTCAGTATTCACAAAGAGGATTATGTGATTTTCTATATACAGTTATCACTAGCTAGTGGTGCTCAgatgttttttttcttccagtTTGTTTATATTTCTACTTGGGAATATATTTTAAAGCCTACACTTACAGGGTAAGAAGATTTGTGCGATTAGTTTTTTCCTAGACTCAAAATACTTATGGGGTCTCAACAATGCATATATAAATTGATTTCCAATCTATTTCGATGACAATTTATTTAGAACATTACTCCATTGATCTTCCGGAAAACGCATTGTAGGCGATTATAAATTTTTTAATCTACCCATGACCATGAAAACATTACTCCGTTATcgttagaatatatatatgagtAATTAGAATTGGGATTAATTCTTTTGATGGGATCTATATATATGGTGCTGATTTATGtacccaaatatatatatatatatatatatatatatattataaaagATAAAACAACATACAGGGGAATACTTGTCTTTGGTACTAGAAGAAATTGACTACACAGTCCACAAGGACCACAACCTTACAAAACTCCAGCAGAGCCGGGGCTGGCATGGCTTGgttgttggagaaattgagaagaagaaacaatGAAACGCTAACTAGCTAGTTAGGTTATTGCAATTTAATTACTAGGCTATACTAGAAATGAACAATGAAGTAAGCGTTCAATAAAATGTTTCATAGAGAAATCGAGATAGGTAAGTTTAGctctaacaaaaagaaaattctgaATTCGTCTCTACTACGGATTATACTAAGTAGTAAGTACTAACATAGAAATATTCTGGGATAAAACTCCCTCATCAAGTTCATTGGGTTAATAATTAAGTTAGGCACTTGAGTCGCGGTAATGATTACAACAACATTAGTCATAAATTTCCTGTAACCTTCATTATTAACTATACAGAGCACAAAATATTCTAAAGCTCCAACAAAATCACCATTGTAAGCAAGAATAACTGGATAAAAAGACAAATGATGAGCAAGCATTGGAAGAGGGAAAGATTCTGGTATAATTAAAGAGAGACTAGTTAGTACTGTCTTCCTTCCAATACTAATCATTATATTTCCTTTCCCTGTACTCAAGAAAAATGAGTGGAGTGAATACATACACTGCTGAAGAAAAGCTTAAGCTAAGAAccagaaaaaaagagagagagattagttGGTGAGCAGTCAGTGTACTTGGTGAGCTTTACCGACAACAGTTTCTGTATCCTCCACTAAATAAATAATTAGGAGGAGATAGACCCAATGGTGGCAATAGAATACCCTAATAATAATTCTTTCTACTTTCCCTTACTCACTTCACTTCACTCAACAAAAAGTGCAGAAAGACAGAGACCCACAGCTCTTGAATAGTTGAGTACTTGATTGGGTGAGGTGGGTGTGAGTGAATGAGTGGGTGTTAATCCAACAGAAAGAGActgctgagagagagagagagttcataTTTGAATCCGCTGCTTGAAGGGGTTTGTATAATGAAAGCAAATGAATCATACAGAGGCTAGTTGGGTAGCTACCTTGAATAATCTGCAGAATGAGTGACCTTGCATGTACCCAAAAGATGCCGGAAAAATCTGTTTATGGCTTTCCATAATTGGTAAACTACTTTACTAGCTTGGAATTAAAAGAGTTGGTGACTAGCTATTTTGTCATTTAACTCACTACTAATATTTCACCAGTCCAATATGATCATTACCCCATTCTGACCATAATTTAAGTAGAACATAAAAGTTCATAGGTTTGGTTTGGTCATTATAGCTCAAGTCATTTCTCCAGAAGTTGGTAAATTGGGCATACCAGATTTTAACATTTGAATCCTCAGGCACTCCTTTTTCTTTGGAGTATAAATTGAATTTCACGTACCGATTATTACGTATCATAAAAAATGTTAGATAAGTAATCAGATATCTGCAATCAGCTTTAGCAATGAAGGACGAACTAAATAATAGGGTTTCAATGAGTTTGAATAAGTAGTAACCATGTGGTTGTGAACAAGTGGTTTACACAATACATACAAAGACATGATGTTAGGTACACCACTTCCAATACCACTGCatgttaaaaacttaaaattgtAGTTTTCAACTCCAGCGAAGCGTAACAAGCAGCGGGAAAATGAGGCTAATTTTGAAAGGGGGATCGTTCTCAAGCATCTTGTGTGCTGCTTCATGCCGACAGCCTTCCTTAGGAACTGGGTTCTTATTTCTTTTTCGAAACCTTTCTTTCCCTCAATCATGGGGAGCAAGCATCAACCCAATAACTCTGCATGAAACTTTCATCAAAAGCCTTTGGAATGTTTAAAACACAAGTTACCCAATTGAACCAAACTTgctgatttgatgggaaaaggaaaaaaaaaattaataaaaaaaaaaccctgaTAATCTTATCCCATTCCCATCAGATCCATGACCAAAAAAACCAAAGCTTAGAAAACGACTTCCACTTCTCTCATGGTGGGGGCTTAGCTGAAACAAAAGTGCTTCTCCAGCTCTAAAGCCTTGCATTTGTGAAACTCTGGCTTGCCATTAGAAGAAGAACCAAAGCCCTGTACATGCAAAAGACAGGTCGTTTCCAAAAAATTTCAGGTCATATCAGTCTTTGGATCCTTTCGGCAAGCTCTTCCTCTGTCATGATCCAAAGGGTTATGCCAACCACCAACCATTTTAAGGTGGCCTCTCCAGTCCAACCATATCTTTGTCGAACTCTTCTGCTGaaaaagagagaaatagagTGGAAGTTTAGTTTTAATCATATGGAACTAATTATGCAGTTGAAACATCCAAGTTAGTGATTTCACATCTAAACAAAAGTTGTCAACACACAAAACTATTCTCTTTTGGCATATTTGATATTCCAAAACACACAGCAACAATAATTAAAGTTATGTCTTTCAGGAAgcttgaaataaaaaataaagaaaagcactAAAAATCAACAGTAGAAGAGGAAGTACTGAATTCTATATCCTCTGGTGCAAGGAATTCCGAGTGAAAAACAGAGATATTAAATAAGCAACAAGGTCATTCACTCATTTTATTGCCTCAGTACGAGGATGTTGATTGAATAAGACCTGTAGATGAGCAAATAAGGACCGCAAGAGATATATCATCTCAGAGATTTTGAGTTAAACCCTTCCCATGATTTAATGATTCATCCACagataaaagaaaaagggtACGACTGCACACTTGAATCTAAAATTTCAGTTGGACCTTGGCATCATTTTGAAGATAAACGGTGCAACTTTTTCAGACAGAAAGTCAATTCCCTTTGTAGAGCTACTACTTCAACAATAATGCCAACATGGAAATGTTATTATGACAAGAGAATTACAGAACAAAGCACCTGGTGCAAAAAATGGCTCCTCCAGTTCAAAAGCAAGTGTTGCAGTCAGTCAAACCCTGTTCAGAAAGAACAGAAAATGGAAAACATCACAGAATTGCTTTATGCAATTTACAAACCAAACAAAGATAGCTACATACTCCATCTGTGGCGCAGATCATTACCAATATGTTCATGAGATTATAGTTAATTGGTTAATTAGCCAGAACTCTACTTTAAAGCAAAAGGAGGTAAAAGAGAAAAGGTGAGATTAGAGATTTGATAATAAAACAAAGGAGAAATAATAAAATCTTCCCCTTCACTAATATTATTTATGTCAAAGTACTTAGGTACAAAAATTTTACAACATTCTTCCTGTACTTTGCACAGCACCCTCTATCTTCACACACAAGAAGAATATCTTTTTCTGCAAACCCAAAAACTTCAAAATCATTGCTAGGGTGAAATAGGGCAGTGACTAAAATCAAATGAAGCTGTACAGTGCTAGAAATACAGATTCAATTCCTACTCCCCCAACCTTACTGCCCTAAAATCTTCTAGAGTAACTAAGCagataacaacaacaaaaaataagaaagaaTTCAATAAATCCTACAAATTTAAATTTCtacttgagaaaaaaaatatttgttacaCTGAGGATGTATCAAGAACATCATTTAACACATCATCCTCACCGTTTACTAGGGCAAGTAGCTCTGCGTCCTTATCTTCATCACAGGAAAAATCCCGTCTTTCAAGCTTGGAATGAGCTGCAATGAAGATCAACTTCTGTGCCTTGTCCATGCTCACCCTTGAGTGCCCATTTGCAGACACCCACCTCATTAAAGACCAACTGGATTTGAACCCACATGAAGTTGCATGAAGGAAAATGAGCCTAACTGCAACTTTCCCTAGTGACTTAAATTCAGTGAGGTATGTTTCCCACACAAGTCTACTGCTTTGTGGGTTAGTAATTCTCATCTTGCCTGAAACGGGATCCTTCTCCTTCATTTGTACAGCGCGAGCATATACGGGATCAAGCCCTTCTGTTCTCCACTTCATGAGTTCCATTAGTGCAATGTGAGCCTCCTCCCTTGATACAAGCCGGGTTATGAGCTTGTCCACATCCTTCTCTTGCTCCGGCGTCAACAATTTGAATGGTGGAAGATACTTTCCACTTATGTCCTTAATCAAATAAACTGGATCGAGTATAAATGCAGCAGCCCAAGCTGGATGGTAATTCTTCTTGAACCGCTTTTCGATTACCTTCTCCACGGGACCTTGATCAATGTGGAAACTTGAACACCAATCCTTCACTTTTGCTCTTAATTCATCCCAAAGTGGGAGGCATTTCCCAACCAGTGGCCTCTCTATCTCAATCTCTTGAGCCATGTCCTTGATAAGTTTAACCAAAGAATGCACCGCCTCCAATTCATTCCAAAACGCCACGTCCCCAATCATCTCAGCAACTTCTCTTGCCGTTTGGTCCTCCATTGATACCCCTTTATAAGATTCATCTAGCACGACCAACTGAAGTGCTCGCGCGGAGCTAAGAATATCCTCAACCATTACATACACTGGACCAAAGTTGAGCATTTCATAATCGCGCATCGATGGCACTCGTAATAAACCAGCATAACCACCCTCCTGGGATTGATACCTCTGAAAGCTAATCCTAACCTGAGACTTGTTATTCACAAAACTCGCGAGCTTGTAACAGTTTTCAGTAACAGCCCTGAACAACCGAAGCTCCTTACTGAAATCCTTAATCAAACTAGTAAAACCCTGAAACTGACAAGATAGATTAACCATCCAGTGATTCTGACTCTCTAAATTCCTCAATGCCTTGATCCTAAACCTGTCCGCTACTATTCCTACACATTGTTGCACAGCATTCCCACAAATGCTCGTAATCGTCTCCCACAGAACCTCCTCGGCGTACTTCCACGGCACAGAGCCGCCAACAAACACCGCCCTCCGGTACACACTAGTCCCATTGGGAAGATTCACAGTCAAATTGACAAGACTATCCTCACCTAAACCCCCAGCATTCTTGGACTTCCATCCGTCAGAGGCAATCTGGAAGAACATAGCGTCTCTAATTCTGGCTTCCGACTCGGCCTTCGCTTCCTCAAACTTAGCATCCAACCTCGACCCGGTGAACTCCCTCCGGGAAATCGCCGGCAAGCCCACCTGGTTAAGAAAAGCTCGGAACTTGGGATGCTCCAGGCTCGAAAATGAGACCGACCCACAAGACTCGTAGACCCAATCAGCAAGAAAATCAAGCGCACAATCGACTTGGCTCTTACACAGCGTCGGGCCAGGTGAGGTTTTGGGACTCTTGAGCTTCTTCACACTGTCCTCCAGCATCGCCAGAGCTCCCAAATCGTCTTTCCCGCCGGACAACATCAAATGCGGCTGCTGAGTCAGCACCGTCGTCGTCACCGCCGAAGCGTACGTCAGCTCGCCGCCGCAGAACCGCGTCGGATCGACTATACCCTGCGGTGGAACGCTGTACGACGGCGTCGGGGCGCTCCCGGAGGCCGCCGCAGAGGAGGAGCTCCGCTTCCGGGGGTTGTGGTGGGACGGCGGCGGCGGAGCGGAGTTGGGCAAAGAAGTCGATATTGGCGACGGAGACGAAATGGGTTTGGATGCGGAGCTGAAATTGGGGCAAGTCCCGCGCTTCAGGTGCTCCGACGCCGTGCGCGACGGGTTCGACGCCGAGAAAATGGCCTCGCAGAGAGCGCAGCGGAGCTTCACGGCCTTGGGTAGCCCGGTGTCGGTGTTGTGAACCAGAATGGGCTCTAGGTGGGCCCAGTACCAAGCCCCTTTGCCCTTTATGGCCTTGGTCCTCACCGTCACCAGCCCCTCGTAGCGTTTCGTCACGGCCTTGGCCGCCGCGTCGTCCGGCGACGGCGACGACGTGTCCACCGCGAGTTCCATCCCCACGGCCACCGTCTGCGTGGTGGTGTTAGTAGCCGCCATTCtcggagcaaaaaaaaaaaacaagaagaagcgGTCACGTTGGCGAAATTGTGGAGCTTTCCGGGGATTTCAATAAGGCGATACGACGGCGTATTGGTGGCATTCGGCCGGAGAAAGCCgcgggcttgggcttgggccggTCTCCATTACCCGACCCGGCGATCTGAACACTCtagctgcttcttcttcttcttctttggtggaCTGAGACTGACGGCTCGGGTTTCTGAGTTGAGCTGTGTTGGTTGTGAGAGTCTGGTTTGTTTTTTCAGAGAAAAAAATAGGGAcagaagtgagagagagagagatggttaTGTAGGTAGGCCTTTCAGTGGGAGTCAGTAGTAGTCCACGCACCTGCACGCGCCACCGTTGAGAGAGTGGGGAGACACGGCCTGGTTTTGTTGATGGAATTGGAAACTACGACCGTGGTGGTCACCGTGAGGTAATATTAATAATGCCACTACTCAACAGTCTCGCACGGACGGAAACAGTTCCTCCTGACATCGCTCATCACCCGCTCCTCATTGGAGCGTGAGGCGCACGTGACTTTAAAGGTGAGGGGGGAGGGAGGGGGGTGGGGGGTTTTGGGCCATGGTGAAGGGTTTTGGtgctttcttcattttttttttccacacttttctttttttatgtgTTGTGGGGAAGGGCTTGGTTtgtcttcttctctctttttcttttctttatgcaCTGGTTTCGTACATAttcaatattttattatttacgTTTGaaattaattattcaaaatgggggaagatttttttttggtgctaGGGCTTGCATTTGTGACTTGTTGTTCATGTGGGTATTTATGGAAGGGGAGGGGGATGGGGACATAAAAGGGCAACCTAGGAattcaatgaattctttttggtGTGGGGGAGGGGGACCAAGTGTTGACCAAGACAAAGAAAGAGAATTGGCTTGAAAAAGTTCACCACCAAATGCACCTCTGCTCTGCAATCCAAGCCTGAATTATGAATGagtcttttttattattattattatctggATGTGATAGGCAATATAGTCATACTTTATTtccattaatttatttttttccctagAAAATTTTAGAACTTTGTGTAATTTGTAGAGGGAGTAGAGTTGGTAGGTAGCTGTCATTCATTGCCCAAGTATGAGAGTGCTGATCTTGACAAAATTTCTACTCATTTCTTTACTGATTTTTATTATTCCATTCGTTGGTTAATTGTTTTCTTACCGGGTGAAGATAGGTAACTTGAGATAAAACTAGCTGCTCTAGTGTTTTTAACCAAATCGGTTACTTATTTCTTATGTTATTGGATGATTAAATATTTCTTTGCCAACAAATTTGTCATTTAAATTATTAGAGTATTGATCATAATGAGTGATTATTAGAGTATTGATCATAATGAGGTATGTATTAGCGAATTATTCTTAATTTTCTTTGGCGAATCTTTTATTATTTAattatatttaaataattacGATTTGGTTCATTTTGACAAATTATGTGTCTATAGATGTATTTGAATTACCTATAgaataaataattttaaataCAAAATTACAAACATACTGAAtcaaacatttttcaaatgaaAGAGGAGGCCAATGCTCAATCCCCTAGAAGGGTTGGGTATAGTACAACGATGGGTTTGCCCTGCTGTGGGCTGGTGCAACATTACTCTGGACGGTGTTTTATCTTTTATGAGGTTGCTAGATTTGGGGGGATTGGTGTGTTAACTAGATATCATGAGGGTCCTTCCTTATGGGATGTTCCTTTATTGTTCAGCATGTTTACGACCGTGGTCAAGTCGAACTATAGAAGCTTTAGCAGGGAAATCTGCTGGTCAATTCGCTATTGAGCATGGTGTTGAGGTTGTCCGATTTGAATCAGACTGCCTTCATTTGGTACGGGTTCTATCTTCCACTGATTCACATAAGTCACGTTTAGACTCCATCTATGAGGGCATTGGCTGACACTTCCAAGTGATTCCAAGATCCTTGTTCCATCATATTTGTAGGGAGATTAATGAAGTGGCTCACCGGttagctaaatgtgttttacatATCCATTCAATCTTTACTTTATTACACAGCTTCCCAGATCTTTGGgtacgtttacttacttggaatgggacGGAAcgattacggagtaaaaatattcctgcgtttactaacacataaataaatcggaatgattccagaTAAAAatattcatgcgtttactaacacatgaaagaATCGGAATTTGTGTAGGTCCtacctccttatcaggaatc encodes the following:
- the LOC133743809 gene encoding deoxyribodipyrimidine photo-lyase isoform X1, which translates into the protein MAANTASVQPGRFRVLKQGAKPVDPNPGPVVYWMFRDQRVKDNWALIHAVEEANKAHVPVAVAFNLFDQFLGAKARHLGFMLRGLRQLHPDLEESHQIPFFLVRGEAEETIPNFVRECGASLLVTDFSPLREVQKCKEEICNRVGDFVTIHEVDAHNVVPVWAASEKLEYSARTIRSKINKRLPEYLIEFPTLQPPIAKWVGTSPAIDWDGLIDEVLRKGAEVPEVDWCEPGEKAAMEVLKGSKNGFLTKRLKGYSSDRNNPLKPRGVSGLSPYLHFGQISAQRCALEARSVRKLSPLAVDAFLEELIVRRELADNYCFYQPQYDSLQGAWEWARKTLMDHASDKREHIYTREQLEKAQTADPLWNASQCEMVHYGKMHGFMRMYWAKKILEWTRGPEEALEISIYLNNKYEIDGRDPNGYVGCMWSICGVHDQGWKERPIFGKIRYMNYAGCKRKFDVDGYIAYVQRLGATKKRKLLLSE
- the LOC133743809 gene encoding deoxyribodipyrimidine photo-lyase isoform X2, coding for MAANTASVQPGRFRVLKQGAKPVDPNPGPVVYWMFRDQRVKDNWALIHAVEEANKAHVPVAVAFNLFDQFLGAKARHLGFMLRGLRQLHPDLEESHQIPFFLVRGEAEETIPNFVRECGASLLVTDFSPLREVQKCKEEICNRVGDFVTIHEVDAHNVVPVWAASEKLEYSARTIRSKINKRLPEYLIEFPTLQPPIAKWVGTSPAIDWDGLIDEVLRKGAEVPEVDWCEPGEKAAMEVLKGSKNGFLTKRLKGYSSDRNNPLKPRGVSGLSPYLHFGQISAQRCALEARSVRKLSPLAVDAFLEELIVRRELADNYCFYQPQYDSLQGAWEWARKTLMDHASDKREHIYTREQLEKAQTADPLWNASQCEMVHYGKMHGFMRLLVPVKQFFYLLSMASHSACIDD